A genomic window from Prunus persica cultivar Lovell chromosome G2, Prunus_persica_NCBIv2, whole genome shotgun sequence includes:
- the LOC18785615 gene encoding endoglucanase 8 isoform X1 yields the protein MCSINISLLILAAAGISVMATAGATAASSRFDYADALSKSILFFEGQRSGRLPPSQRMTWRKSSALRDGFDVHRDLVGGYYDAGDNVKFNFPMAFTTTMLSWSVIEFGQLMGPELQHALEAIRWGTDYLLKATRVPDSVVGAVGDPNADHGCWQRPEDMDTPRTSYVVNKQKPGSEVSAEIAAALAASSMVFRHSDRAYAAVLLRRAMQVFEFADKYRGSYNDSIAAGVCPFYCDFNGYMDELIWGASWLYKATKAPNYWNYVKNNINYLDISEFGWDAKHAGINILVSQWVMKDPYNSNPFIPKADQFICSILPESPAPKSVSYSRGGLLFKPGGSNLQHATSISFLLLVYGRYMKLANKVVDCGNNVHVTPARLVSFTRGQVDYILGSNPLGMSYMVGFGQKFPQNVHHRGSVLPSVAKHPQHIDCHVGYSYFNGHDPNQNVLTGAIVGGPAEDDTFKDSRFDAPQSEPTTYINAPFVGVLAFFKALHH from the exons atgtgtagtATCAATATTTCCCTTTTGATATTAGCAGCAGCAGGGATTTCGGTAATGGCAACAGCCGGTGCAACCGCTGCTTCTTCACGTTTTGACTACGCCGATGCCTTGTCCAAGAGCATCTTGTTCTTTGAAGGGCAGAGGTCGGGAAGATTACCACCTTCCCAACGTATGACTTGGAGGAAAAGTTCTGCCCTACGTGATGGCTTTGATGTTCAT AGGGATCTGGTAGGGGGATATTACGACGCAGGTGACAATGTGAAGTTCAACTTTCCTATGGCCTTCACAACAACAATGCTGTCGTGGAGCGTTATCGAGTTCGGGCAATTAATGGGGCCGGAGCTTCAACATGCTCTGGAAGCCATAAGATGGGGGACTGATTATTTGCTTAAAGCCACCAGAGTTCCTGATTCTGTTGTTGGTGCAGTTGGTGACCCAAATGCCGATCACGGTTGTTGGCAAAGGCCTGAAGACATGGACACCCCTCGCACATCTTATGTAGTCAATAAACAAAAGCCCGGTTCAGAAGTTTCGGCCGAAATTGCAGCTGCACTTGCAGCTTCTTCCATGGTGTTTAGACACTCAGACAGGGCATACGCTGCTGTACTTCTAAGAAGAGCTATGcag GTGTTCGAATTTGCAGATAAGTACAGGGGATCTTACAATGATAGTATTGCGGCAGGAGTCTGCCCTTTCTATTGTGATTTCAACGGATACATG GATGAATTGATTTGGGGAGCTTCATGGTTATACAAGGCAACTAAGGCCCCTAATTACTGGAACTACGTCAAAAACAACATAAACTATTTGGA TATCTCTGAATTTGGATGGGATGCAAAGCATGCCGGTATTAACATACTTGTTTCCCAA TGGGTAATGAAAGATCCCTACAATTCTAATCCCTTCATTCCCAAAGCCGATCAATTCATATGCTCCATTTTGCCTGAATCACCTGCTCCCAAATCGGTCTCATACTCAAGAG GTGGGCTGTTGTTTAAACCTGGAGGAAGTAACTTGCAACATGCAACGTCCAtatcatttcttcttctagtTTATGGTCGCTACATGAAACTTGCCAACAAGGTTGTCGATTGTGGCAACAATGTTCATGTCACTCCAGCTAGGCTAGTGAGTTTCACCAGAGGACAG GTTGATTATATACTAGGAAGCAACCCATTGGGCATGTCGTACATGGTGGGATTTGGGCAGAAGTTTCCTCAGAACGTACATCATCGTGGTTCCGTGTTGCCTAGCGTGGCTAAGCACCCACAGCACATCGACTGCCACGTGGGATACTCCTACTTCAACGGCCACGATCCTAACCAGAACGTGCTCACTGGCGCTATCGTGGGAGGGCCTGCTGAGGATGATACCTTCAAAGACTCTCGATTTGATGCTCCCCAATCAGAGCCGACCACGTACATCAATGCGCcttttgttggtgtattggcTTTCTTCAAAGCTCTACAtcactaa
- the LOC18785615 gene encoding endoglucanase 8 isoform X3: MTWRKSSALRDGFDVHRDLVGGYYDAGDNVKFNFPMAFTTTMLSWSVIEFGQLMGPELQHALEAIRWGTDYLLKATRVPDSVVGAVGDPNADHGCWQRPEDMDTPRTSYVVNKQKPGSEVSAEIAAALAASSMVFRHSDRAYAAVLLRRAMQVFEFADKYRGSYNDSIAAGVCPFYCDFNGYMDELIWGASWLYKATKAPNYWNYVKNNINYLESNNIVVRNVNGNPVPSSQGGSISEFGWDAKHAGINILVSQVTFICLQWVMKDPYNSNPFIPKADQFICSILPESPAPKSVSYSRGGLLFKPGGSNLQHATSISFLLLVYGRYMKLANKVVDCGNNVHVTPARLVSFTRGQVDYILGSNPLGMSYMVGFGQKFPQNVHHRGSVLPSVAKHPQHIDCHVGYSYFNGHDPNQNVLTGAIVGGPAEDDTFKDSRFDAPQSEPTTYINAPFVGVLAFFKALHH, translated from the exons ATGACTTGGAGGAAAAGTTCTGCCCTACGTGATGGCTTTGATGTTCAT AGGGATCTGGTAGGGGGATATTACGACGCAGGTGACAATGTGAAGTTCAACTTTCCTATGGCCTTCACAACAACAATGCTGTCGTGGAGCGTTATCGAGTTCGGGCAATTAATGGGGCCGGAGCTTCAACATGCTCTGGAAGCCATAAGATGGGGGACTGATTATTTGCTTAAAGCCACCAGAGTTCCTGATTCTGTTGTTGGTGCAGTTGGTGACCCAAATGCCGATCACGGTTGTTGGCAAAGGCCTGAAGACATGGACACCCCTCGCACATCTTATGTAGTCAATAAACAAAAGCCCGGTTCAGAAGTTTCGGCCGAAATTGCAGCTGCACTTGCAGCTTCTTCCATGGTGTTTAGACACTCAGACAGGGCATACGCTGCTGTACTTCTAAGAAGAGCTATGcag GTGTTCGAATTTGCAGATAAGTACAGGGGATCTTACAATGATAGTATTGCGGCAGGAGTCTGCCCTTTCTATTGTGATTTCAACGGATACATG GATGAATTGATTTGGGGAGCTTCATGGTTATACAAGGCAACTAAGGCCCCTAATTACTGGAACTACGTCAAAAACAACATAAACTATTTGGAGTCCAATAATATTGTTGTAAGAAATGTGAATGGGAACCCTGTTCCATCATCTCAAGGTGGTAGTATCTCTGAATTTGGATGGGATGCAAAGCATGCCGGTATTAACATACTTGTTTCCCAAGTAA CTTTCATTTGTTTGCAGTGGGTAATGAAAGATCCCTACAATTCTAATCCCTTCATTCCCAAAGCCGATCAATTCATATGCTCCATTTTGCCTGAATCACCTGCTCCCAAATCGGTCTCATACTCAAGAG GTGGGCTGTTGTTTAAACCTGGAGGAAGTAACTTGCAACATGCAACGTCCAtatcatttcttcttctagtTTATGGTCGCTACATGAAACTTGCCAACAAGGTTGTCGATTGTGGCAACAATGTTCATGTCACTCCAGCTAGGCTAGTGAGTTTCACCAGAGGACAG GTTGATTATATACTAGGAAGCAACCCATTGGGCATGTCGTACATGGTGGGATTTGGGCAGAAGTTTCCTCAGAACGTACATCATCGTGGTTCCGTGTTGCCTAGCGTGGCTAAGCACCCACAGCACATCGACTGCCACGTGGGATACTCCTACTTCAACGGCCACGATCCTAACCAGAACGTGCTCACTGGCGCTATCGTGGGAGGGCCTGCTGAGGATGATACCTTCAAAGACTCTCGATTTGATGCTCCCCAATCAGAGCCGACCACGTACATCAATGCGCcttttgttggtgtattggcTTTCTTCAAAGCTCTACAtcactaa
- the LOC18785615 gene encoding endoglucanase 8 isoform X2 codes for MTWRKSSALRDGFDVHRDLVGGYYDAGDNVKFNFPMAFTTTMLSWSVIEFGQLMGPELQHALEAIRWGTDYLLKATRVPDSVVGAVGDPNADHGCWQRPEDMDTPRTSYVVNKQKPGSEVSAEIAAALAASSMVFRHSDRAYAAVLLRRAMQVFEFADKYRGSYNDSIAAGVCPFYCDFNGYMDELIWGASWLYKATKAPNYWNYVKNNINYLESNNIVVRNVNGNPVPSSQGGSISEFGWDAKHAGINILVSQWVMKDPYNSNPFIPKADQFICSILPESPAPKSVSYSRGGLLFKPGGSNLQHATSISFLLLVYGRYMKLANKVVDCGNNVHVTPARLVSFTRGQVDYILGSNPLGMSYMVGFGQKFPQNVHHRGSVLPSVAKHPQHIDCHVGYSYFNGHDPNQNVLTGAIVGGPAEDDTFKDSRFDAPQSEPTTYINAPFVGVLAFFKALHH; via the exons ATGACTTGGAGGAAAAGTTCTGCCCTACGTGATGGCTTTGATGTTCAT AGGGATCTGGTAGGGGGATATTACGACGCAGGTGACAATGTGAAGTTCAACTTTCCTATGGCCTTCACAACAACAATGCTGTCGTGGAGCGTTATCGAGTTCGGGCAATTAATGGGGCCGGAGCTTCAACATGCTCTGGAAGCCATAAGATGGGGGACTGATTATTTGCTTAAAGCCACCAGAGTTCCTGATTCTGTTGTTGGTGCAGTTGGTGACCCAAATGCCGATCACGGTTGTTGGCAAAGGCCTGAAGACATGGACACCCCTCGCACATCTTATGTAGTCAATAAACAAAAGCCCGGTTCAGAAGTTTCGGCCGAAATTGCAGCTGCACTTGCAGCTTCTTCCATGGTGTTTAGACACTCAGACAGGGCATACGCTGCTGTACTTCTAAGAAGAGCTATGcag GTGTTCGAATTTGCAGATAAGTACAGGGGATCTTACAATGATAGTATTGCGGCAGGAGTCTGCCCTTTCTATTGTGATTTCAACGGATACATG GATGAATTGATTTGGGGAGCTTCATGGTTATACAAGGCAACTAAGGCCCCTAATTACTGGAACTACGTCAAAAACAACATAAACTATTTGGAGTCCAATAATATTGTTGTAAGAAATGTGAATGGGAACCCTGTTCCATCATCTCAAGGTGGTAGTATCTCTGAATTTGGATGGGATGCAAAGCATGCCGGTATTAACATACTTGTTTCCCAA TGGGTAATGAAAGATCCCTACAATTCTAATCCCTTCATTCCCAAAGCCGATCAATTCATATGCTCCATTTTGCCTGAATCACCTGCTCCCAAATCGGTCTCATACTCAAGAG GTGGGCTGTTGTTTAAACCTGGAGGAAGTAACTTGCAACATGCAACGTCCAtatcatttcttcttctagtTTATGGTCGCTACATGAAACTTGCCAACAAGGTTGTCGATTGTGGCAACAATGTTCATGTCACTCCAGCTAGGCTAGTGAGTTTCACCAGAGGACAG GTTGATTATATACTAGGAAGCAACCCATTGGGCATGTCGTACATGGTGGGATTTGGGCAGAAGTTTCCTCAGAACGTACATCATCGTGGTTCCGTGTTGCCTAGCGTGGCTAAGCACCCACAGCACATCGACTGCCACGTGGGATACTCCTACTTCAACGGCCACGATCCTAACCAGAACGTGCTCACTGGCGCTATCGTGGGAGGGCCTGCTGAGGATGATACCTTCAAAGACTCTCGATTTGATGCTCCCCAATCAGAGCCGACCACGTACATCAATGCGCcttttgttggtgtattggcTTTCTTCAAAGCTCTACAtcactaa
- the LOC18786701 gene encoding uncharacterized protein LOC18786701, which produces MQQRRSASGRPTGTDGSDFNYRMVVDSRYQKVAKGKSRLSALILTQAVIQLIGVLAFLFTSNGEGPNVIAISSFAIGSISLIIGELGRRRSRVSLLKVYIVASSIGILLSIACVATGNLTLEVFQNPSNWETKKFELLEATRTAIAFLVQIFTVSTTASLISNMSPPKRAS; this is translated from the exons atgcagCAGAGAAGATCAGCGTCAGGGAGGCCTACTGGAACGGATGGCTCAGATTTCAACTACCGCATGGTCGTTGACTCTC GTTACCAGAAGGTAGCTAAAGGAAAATCTCGTCTCTCCGCGCTTATTCTCACTCAG GCTGTCATTCAATTGATAGGAGTCCTCGCATTTCTATTTACATCAAATGGGGAAGGTCCCAATGTGATTGCTATTTCATCTTTTGCTATTGGTTCTATTTCTTTGATCATTGGGGAGTTAG GTCGAAGGCGCAGCCGAGTGAGTTTGTTGAAAGTTTACATTGTTGCATCATCTATTGGAATACTTCTCTCCATTGCTTGTGTTGCTACAGGAAATTTAACATTAGAG GTTTTCCAAAATCCAAGTAACTGGGAAACAAAGAAGTTTGAACTTCTCGAGGCCACCCGCACTGCAATTG CGTTCCTGGTACAAATATTTACCGTCAGCACAACTGCTTCTCTCATCAGTAACATGTCTCCTCCAAAAAGGGCCTCTTAG